One window of the Amblyraja radiata isolate CabotCenter1 chromosome 41, sAmbRad1.1.pri, whole genome shotgun sequence genome contains the following:
- the LOC116967911 gene encoding cytochrome c oxidase subunit 7A2, mitochondrial-like: MKSLLTLHRLASRSFSTSGRSQLKNRVLEHQKVFQADNNLPVHLKGGVVDAVLYRITMAITVGGTLFSFYSLFQAALPKPKA; encoded by the exons ACTCTGCACCGCCTGGCCTCCCGATCCTTCTCAACCTCCGGCAGAAGCCAGTTAAAGAACAGAGTCTTGGAGCATCAGAAAGTCTTTCAG GCAGACAACAACCTTCCTGTTCACCTGAAGGGCGGAGTTGTGGACGCAGTGTTGTATCGGATCACCATGGCCATCACAGTTGGAG GTACCTTGTTCTCCTTCTACAGTTTATTCCAGGCAGCGCTGCCAAAACCAAAGGCATGA